One window from the genome of Carassius carassius chromosome 15, fCarCar2.1, whole genome shotgun sequence encodes:
- the LOC132157729 gene encoding cytochrome c oxidase subunit 6B1-like, which translates to MADVIDDKIKNYRTAPFDARFPNTNQTRNCFQNYLDFHRCNKALSSKGQDTSPCEWYQRVYQSLCPMSWVERWNGQIEDGSFAGKI; encoded by the exons ATGGCTGATGTTATTGACGACAAGATCAAGAACTACAGAACGGCTCCATTCGATGCCCGTTTCCCAAACACTAACCAGACAAGAAACTGTTTCCAGAATTACCTGG acTTCCACAGGTGTAATAAGGCTTTGTCAAGCAAAGGGCAGGACACTTCTCCCTGCGAATGGTATCAGAGAGTCTACCAGAGCCTGTGTCCAATGAGCTGG GTGGAGAGATGGAATGGGCAGATTGAGGATGGAAGCTTCGCTGGAAAGATCTAA